A stretch of DNA from Streptomyces gobiensis:
CGGGCGCGGAGTTCACGGAGCTCTCGCCCTCGCCGGAGCAGGCCGCCTGGTTCGCCCGGCACGCCCTCCCGGTGGATCCGCTGCAGGCGCTGCGGGTGATCCGCTTGCTGACCGAGGCGGGTGCCAGAGCGGCTCCGGATCCCCCGCCCCGATTGGCCGCCCCCAGGTTGCGGAATTTGCAGCCATAAACCCAACAATTGGTGCGGAAGGTACTAAACCCCACCCGGGGAGGTAGTCCCGTGGCCCGCCGGCGTTCGGTACGTAATCCCGCACTCATAGCCAGAGCCACGGCCGTGGCCCTCGCGGTCACAGTCTCGGCGGTGGCCTGTGACGGCGGCACCGACCGGAATGCGAACGGGGACTCCGCCAACGAGCTCTTCTTCCAGCCCGCCGCGGACGCGGGCCCGGACCCCTTCACCGACTCGACGGTCAGCCGTCCCCCGGCCCAGCCGTCGCCGCCGCCCGCCACTTCTCCACCGCCCACGACACCGCCGCCCACAGAGCTGGCCACGTACCGCTCCATGGCGGGCTCAACCGCAGGTCTGTACGGCGGTTCCAGGGACACCGCGAGCTGTGATGTGGAGAAGCAGATCCGTCTCCTCACCCAGCAGCAGGACAAGCGGCGTGCCTTCGCCGGGGCGCTCGGCATCAGCGAGTCCGGTCTCCCGCCCTATCTGCGCGGGCTGACCTCGGTAGTCCTGCGCGCGGACACCCGGGTCACCAACCATGGCTTTGTGAACGACCGCGCCAGCGAATTCCAGTCGGTGCTGCAGACCGGCACCGCGGTTCTGCTGGACGACAAGGGCCTGCCCCGGGTCCGCTGTGCCAGCGGCAGCCCGCTCGCCTCACCGGCCCCGCTGGAGGGCGACGCGAGCTATACGGGCCCGGCCTGGGACGGTTACCACCCGGCCCAGACGGTCGTGGTCACCCCGGCGCCGCAGCCGCTGACGGACATCGTCATCGTCGACACCCCCAACAACATCTGGATCGAGCGGCCCGTCGGCGGCGGCAAGAACGGCGAGAACGGCGAGAACGGCAAGAACGGAAAGGACAGAGTCCTCCGGAAGCCACCCGGCCCGGACCCGCACATCAGCCCGACGACACCATCGCCGGACCAGAAGAAACCGAGCTCGGACACGGAGCCACCAAGCGCCCCCGCCAACCTCAGGGGCAAGGCAACCGGCCCCGCTACCGCCCATCTCACCTGGGACGAGGCCACCGACGACGTGGGCGTCACCGGCTACCAGGTCATCCAGCAGGGCACCGCCACTCCCATCCACGAGCTCGGCCAGAACGCCCGGGAGGCGGACGTCTCCAGCCTGGAGGTCGGAATCAGCTACACCTTCACGGTCAAGGCGATCGACGAGGCGGGCAATGTCTCCGAAGCGTCCAACGAGGTGGAAATCATCCCGAAGACAAGCCCCCGTCCCAGCCCCAGCCCGCCGACCATCGTTCCGCCTCCCGTGGTGACCAGCCCTACTCCCCTGCCGGACGACCTCCGCCAGCCCCGCCATGGCGAGCCCGGACACGGGTGAGGACCCGCTACGTCAACCTCATAGGGCCGACCGTAGCGCCGTCACCCGGGGTCACGCCCCAGAAAGGCGACCAGACGGTCGCTCGGTCCGGCGGATGACGGCAGGGCGACGGCGGGTGCGAAGAGCGGGCTGCGGGCGTTGGAGGGCGGAACGAGCAGCGGGCAGAGCCCCAGCAGCTCGGTAGCGAGCCCGCGGGGCACCGGGCGGCGCTGCCCGGAGGACCGAGCGATGTCCCAGCCGTGTACGGCTATCTCCAGGGCACCCGCGCTGGTGACAGCACCGGCCGTCAGCGGACACCCGGCAACGGTGATCAGGCGGCCGGTACGGTCACTGCCGCCAGCACCACCAGCACAGCCGTCGTTGGCCCAAGCCGCCAGCAGTCCGGTAGCGCGCAGCCGGAACGCCTCGGCGGGGTCATCGGCCGCCCGGCCGTCCTCCGGCCCCGGGCCGAGCGCGATGGCGCCGGTGCCGACGCCCTCCAGCAAGGCGGCCAGGGATTCGTTGAGATGCCGCAGGAGCATCCGCAGATCCCAGCCCTGGCAGGGGGTCGGCTGGTGCAGCAGCTCCGGCGTGACGGGCCGGACCGTACCGAGGGCGTAACTGATCGCGCGTTCCAGCAGCTCCGTACTGCCTGTGCTGCCTGTACTGCCCGGCCCGCCCGGCCCGGTCATCGGCCGCCGCGCCGCTATGCGCTGAGGTCCTGGAAGATCTGGATGTAGTTTCCATCCGGGTCTTCCAGCGTGGCAAGGAGCACCGGCTCACCGGGGGCGGGCTCCTCCACCGGGCGGATCCACCGCACATCCAGCTCCGCGGCCAGATGGTCCGCGGTCGCACGGATGTCGTCGACCTCGAAGTTTACGAGGATACGACCGGGCTCAGCGGCCTTCGGCCCGACGTCATCGCGGCTCTCGAAGATCAGATAGGTCCCGCCGAGCTCCAGCGCGAGCACCGGCCCCTCCTTCGCCGCACCAGGTGCGAACGCCGTCCGGTACCACTCCCAGAGCCGGTCCGGATCGGTGCTGCCCAAAACGATGCCGCCCAGATGCGGGTTCTTCCGGGTTGATGTCGGTGACATGGCCACTCCCTTGAGGTCTATGGATGGCTTGAGGCCGATTGGCAGCCGGTTGGCGACCGTCATCCGTACAGACCCGGCGGGCGGCGAAAACTCATCGGTCGCTGCTCAGTGCCGCACCAGTTCACCCCGCTGCCAGACATCTGTGACCAGCGGAACGCCCGGCCGGTAGACGAGATGAACATGGCTCGGGGCGTCCAGCAGGGCCAAGTCGGCCCGGCTGCCGGGGGCGAGGCGGCCGATATCGGTGCGGCGCAGCGCGGCGGCGCCTCCTGCGGTCGCCGACCAGACCGCCTCATCCGGGGTCATGCCCATCTCCCGGACGGCGATCGCGGCACAGAACGGCATTGAGCTGGTGAAGGAAGAGCCCGGGTTGCAGTCGGTGGACAGCGCGACCGTCACCCCCGCGTCAAGGAGGCGGCGGGCATCGGGGTACTCGGCACGGGTGGAGAACTCACAGCCCGGGAGGAGCGTGGCGACGGTTGAGCCCTGCGCCAGCGCGTCCACATCGGCGTCCGTCAGATGGGTGCAGTGGTCGGCCGAGGCCGCCTCCAGCTCGACAGCGAGCTGAACGCCGGGGCCGTAGGAAAGCTGGTTGGCGTGGACCCGTGGGATGAGGCCGCGTGCCATGCCCGCGGTGAGGATGGCACGGGCCTGGTCGCCGTCGAAGGCGCCCTTCTCACAGAAGACATCCACCCAACGGGCGTACGGGGCACAGGCGTCAAGCATCTCGCCGGTGACCAGCCGGACATACCCGGCCGGGTCGTCCTCGTACTCGGGGGCGACGATATGGGCGCCGAGGTAGGTCACCTCTTCCAGGTGCATGGCGGCGATTTGCAGGGCCCGGGCCTCTTCATGGGCGGTGAGGCCATAGCCCGACTTGGTCTCCAGGGTGGTCGTGCCCTGCCGCAGCATCTCCCGGATGAACCTCCCGAGGTTGGCGGACAGCTCGTCGTCGCTGGCCAGCCGGGTGGCGGTGACAGTGGTGCGGATGCCGCCCGCGGTGTAGGAGCGGCCGGACATCCGGGCGTTGAACTCCTGGGTCCGGTCGCCGCCGAACATCAGATGGGAGTGGGAGTCCACAAAGCCGGGAATGGCCGCCCGGCCACCCGCGTCGTACAGGGCGTCCGCAGCCGGAGCCTTGGCGGTTGGCCCGACCCACGCGACCTGCTCACCGTCGATGACGACGGCGGCGTCCTCAATGAGCCCCAAGGGTCCCTCCCCGAGGGCCGGGTCATTGGTGACCAGGCTGCCAATGTGCTGGATGACACTGGTCTCAGTCATAGAGGTTCCCCTGTTTTCTCGTTGGTTTCCCGTCCGGTGGTTTCCCGTCCGTTGGCTTCCTGCCCCTGTCATGGCACAGCGGCTGGCTGTCATGCGACAGCGGCGACGAGGGCGGCCGGGACATCCGGCACCAGCTGATGGACCCCGTCACGGACGATCTGCCGGCCACCGACGACAGTGTGGCGGACATCGGCGCTGGTCGCCGCGTAGACCACCGCCTCGGCGGCGAGCCGTGGCGCGGGTCCGGCCGTACGGACCGTATCCAGTGCGATGGTGGTGAAGTCGGCCAGCGCGCCGGCCTCAAGGCGGCCCGCCTCCGGCCAGCCCAGGGCCGCGTGGCCATTGCCGGTCGCCGCGCGCAGCAGCTGGGCCGCCGTCCAGTGGCCACGGGTACGGGTGCGCAGCCGCTCATTGAGCTCCATCGCGCGGGCCTCTTCAAGCAGATCGATGACGGCGTGACTGTCGCTGCCGAGCGAGAGCGGACTACCGGCCCGCTGGACGGCGACGGCCGGGCCGATGCCATCGGCCAGGTCCCGCTCGGTGGTGGGGCACATACACACCCCGGTGGACGAGCCGCCGAGCAGTGCGATGTCGGTGTCGGTGAGGTGGGTGGCGTGCACGGCGGTCGTACGGGCGCCCAGTACGCCGTGGTCGGCGAGGAGCTGGGTGGGGGTACGGCTGTGCGCCTGCTGGCAGGCTTCGTTCTCGGCGGGCTGCTCGGAGAGGTGGAGATGGAGGGGCGCGCCACGGTCCGCCGCCCACTGGGCGACGGTGTTCAACTGGTCGGCGGGTACGGCCCGTACGGAGTGGATGGCCGCACCGATACGGCTGTGGTCATCCGGTTTGAGCTCGCTCGCCCGCTCGGCCCAGTCGGCGGCCGTGCCGTCGGAGAAGCGGAGCTGGTGCTGGTTGGGGGCGATGCCGCTGTGCTCGTTCACGATGCCGGCGGCGAGATAGCAGGTGTCCAGGAGCGTGATCCGGATCCCGGCCTCGGCGGCGGCCGCGACAAGGGCCTGGCCCATGGCGTTGGGGTCGTCGTAGCGGGTGCCGCCGGGGGCGTGGTGGAGGTAGTGGAACTCCCCGACGCAGGTGATCCCCGCGAGCGCCATCTCGGCGTAGGTGGCCCGGGCGAGGGCGTGGTACGTATCCGGGGTGAGGCGGGAGGCGACCTGGTACATCGCCTCGCGCCAGGTCCAGAAGGTTCCGGAGCCGGCTTGGGCCGTGCCGCGCAGGGCGCGGTGAAAGGCGTGACTGTGGCTGTTCGCCAGCCCTGGGACCGTGCAGCCGCGCAGTACGGTCGCGCCCGGTGGCGGAGCTTCGGTCTCGGTCCGTACGGCCGTGATCCGCCCGTCCGACGACACCTCGATGGCAACGTCTGGCTCGACGGTGTCACCCAGCCAGGCGTACTCCGCCCAGTAGGTCACTGGCATGCCAGATCCTCCAGTACATCGGCGAGCGCGGTCACTCCGGCCACGCAGTCGTCCTCCCCGGCGAACTCGGCGGGCGAGTGCGATACCCCCGTG
This window harbors:
- a CDS encoding fibronectin type III domain-containing protein; amino-acid sequence: MARRRSVRNPALIARATAVALAVTVSAVACDGGTDRNANGDSANELFFQPAADAGPDPFTDSTVSRPPAQPSPPPATSPPPTTPPPTELATYRSMAGSTAGLYGGSRDTASCDVEKQIRLLTQQQDKRRAFAGALGISESGLPPYLRGLTSVVLRADTRVTNHGFVNDRASEFQSVLQTGTAVLLDDKGLPRVRCASGSPLASPAPLEGDASYTGPAWDGYHPAQTVVVTPAPQPLTDIVIVDTPNNIWIERPVGGGKNGENGENGKNGKDRVLRKPPGPDPHISPTTPSPDQKKPSSDTEPPSAPANLRGKATGPATAHLTWDEATDDVGVTGYQVIQQGTATPIHELGQNAREADVSSLEVGISYTFTVKAIDEAGNVSEASNEVEIIPKTSPRPSPSPPTIVPPPVVTSPTPLPDDLRQPRHGEPGHG
- a CDS encoding TIGR03086 family metal-binding protein, with translation MTGPGGPGSTGSTGSTELLERAISYALGTVRPVTPELLHQPTPCQGWDLRMLLRHLNESLAALLEGVGTGAIALGPGPEDGRAADDPAEAFRLRATGLLAAWANDGCAGGAGGSDRTGRLITVAGCPLTAGAVTSAGALEIAVHGWDIARSSGQRRPVPRGLATELLGLCPLLVPPSNARSPLFAPAVALPSSAGPSDRLVAFLGRDPG
- a CDS encoding VOC family protein, translated to MSPTSTRKNPHLGGIVLGSTDPDRLWEWYRTAFAPGAAKEGPVLALELGGTYLIFESRDDVGPKAAEPGRILVNFEVDDIRATADHLAAELDVRWIRPVEEPAPGEPVLLATLEDPDGNYIQIFQDLSA
- the hutI gene encoding imidazolonepropionase, with the translated sequence MTETSVIQHIGSLVTNDPALGEGPLGLIEDAAVVIDGEQVAWVGPTAKAPAADALYDAGGRAAIPGFVDSHSHLMFGGDRTQEFNARMSGRSYTAGGIRTTVTATRLASDDELSANLGRFIREMLRQGTTTLETKSGYGLTAHEEARALQIAAMHLEEVTYLGAHIVAPEYEDDPAGYVRLVTGEMLDACAPYARWVDVFCEKGAFDGDQARAILTAGMARGLIPRVHANQLSYGPGVQLAVELEAASADHCTHLTDADVDALAQGSTVATLLPGCEFSTRAEYPDARRLLDAGVTVALSTDCNPGSSFTSSMPFCAAIAVREMGMTPDEAVWSATAGGAAALRRTDIGRLAPGSRADLALLDAPSHVHLVYRPGVPLVTDVWQRGELVRH
- a CDS encoding formimidoylglutamate deiminase, which produces MPVTYWAEYAWLGDTVEPDVAIEVSSDGRITAVRTETEAPPPGATVLRGCTVPGLANSHSHAFHRALRGTAQAGSGTFWTWREAMYQVASRLTPDTYHALARATYAEMALAGITCVGEFHYLHHAPGGTRYDDPNAMGQALVAAAAEAGIRITLLDTCYLAAGIVNEHSGIAPNQHQLRFSDGTAADWAERASELKPDDHSRIGAAIHSVRAVPADQLNTVAQWAADRGAPLHLHLSEQPAENEACQQAHSRTPTQLLADHGVLGARTTAVHATHLTDTDIALLGGSSTGVCMCPTTERDLADGIGPAVAVQRAGSPLSLGSDSHAVIDLLEEARAMELNERLRTRTRGHWTAAQLLRAATGNGHAALGWPEAGRLEAGALADFTTIALDTVRTAGPAPRLAAEAVVYAATSADVRHTVVGGRQIVRDGVHQLVPDVPAALVAAVA